The Bacillota bacterium genome contains a region encoding:
- a CDS encoding Gfo/Idh/MocA family oxidoreductase produces the protein MADIVKIAIAGLVHDHIMFWLDNIKNLKDGQVVCVYDENLPLLEKVSGELNLDKSRLYQDYNKMFDNEDIDACIVFSETSKHFEIVKICAKKRIHVMLEKPIGLNELEAAQMAEECHSSGIKLMVNYIIGFKPSLNYIKKAIDDGAIGRVLSMRFLEGHKGPQAFCSNYFCEWLFDRQKNGGGAMMDFGCYGAALFAWYLGLPDSVTAVTGTLKHTHLAVEDNAVLVLQYGNAMGTIEATWAQDLGSSDIQVYGEEGGIVKDPISQDRHFIRKSGGEWAEINASETPYGLSNPIEYFVHCISRDLPIQGIFEPQYSVMASKILDAAKESARTGKTVHIKK, from the coding sequence ATGGCTGATATCGTAAAAATTGCTATTGCAGGACTTGTACATGACCATATAATGTTTTGGCTTGATAATATAAAAAACCTTAAAGACGGTCAGGTTGTTTGCGTCTATGATGAAAACCTCCCGCTTCTTGAGAAGGTATCGGGGGAATTAAATCTGGATAAATCTAGGCTTTATCAGGATTATAACAAAATGTTCGATAACGAGGACATCGATGCGTGTATCGTGTTCTCCGAAACAAGCAAACATTTTGAGATTGTAAAGATATGCGCGAAAAAAAGGATACACGTAATGCTTGAGAAGCCTATCGGACTTAATGAGCTGGAAGCGGCACAGATGGCGGAGGAGTGCCATAGCTCGGGTATCAAGCTTATGGTTAACTATATAATAGGCTTTAAACCTTCATTGAACTATATAAAAAAGGCAATAGACGACGGGGCTATCGGAAGAGTTTTATCCATGAGGTTTCTTGAAGGCCATAAGGGTCCACAGGCATTTTGCTCAAATTATTTTTGTGAATGGCTGTTTGACAGACAGAAAAATGGTGGGGGTGCAATGATGGATTTCGGCTGCTATGGGGCAGCATTGTTTGCATGGTATCTTGGACTGCCTGATAGTGTAACCGCTGTTACAGGGACTCTTAAGCATACCCACTTGGCGGTGGAAGACAATGCAGTATTGGTGCTTCAATATGGAAATGCTATGGGCACTATAGAAGCAACATGGGCGCAGGATTTAGGCAGCTCCGATATCCAGGTATATGGGGAGGAGGGTGGTATAGTGAAGGACCCTATCTCTCAGGATAGACATTTCATCCGTAAAAGCGGTGGAGAATGGGCGGAAATCAATGCATCGGAAACCCCCTATGGGTTGTCCAACCCGATAGAATACTTTGTCCATTGCATCAGCCGTGATTTGCCGATACAAGGGATATTTGAACCCCAATATTCGGTGATGGCTTCAAAAATTCTCGATGCTGCAAAGGAATCAGCACGAACCGGAAAGACTGTCCATATAAAAAAATAA
- a CDS encoding sugar phosphate isomerase/epimerase produces the protein MKLALHTWNFEEEFKSGKYSLLDMPALARELGYDALEIMTYNFESFEKAYIDSFRKALNDSNIELAAIDVRNHGFAGDWWEYRNDICIIKLYSHVAHELGCPTLVVFLGIFKEEADRENQLEKDTAGLRECAIYAKKLGVNLALENHRVYGRTCFLEEEAEARDIIKVIKNVDCDNLGSSPDPDNFYYDPLYSLPLEKQEKAYCDYEELLNYALHLHMKVSKFITPEKNLLNDGERLASIIRKSGYDGYMSIELFKPDVDDKIDSLSKAAAFYRAKLKSGRKEL, from the coding sequence GTGAAACTAGCACTACATACATGGAATTTTGAAGAGGAATTTAAAAGTGGAAAATATTCGCTTCTTGATATGCCCGCACTTGCCAGAGAATTGGGATATGACGCCCTGGAGATTATGACATACAATTTTGAATCCTTCGAGAAGGCTTATATTGATTCATTCAGGAAAGCTCTTAATGACAGCAATATTGAGCTGGCTGCCATTGATGTCAGAAACCATGGGTTCGCCGGCGATTGGTGGGAATACAGGAACGACATCTGCATAATCAAGCTTTACTCTCATGTTGCCCATGAACTTGGGTGCCCAACCCTTGTTGTCTTCCTTGGCATTTTTAAGGAAGAGGCTGACAGGGAAAATCAGCTGGAAAAGGATACCGCCGGATTAAGGGAATGTGCGATATATGCAAAAAAACTGGGTGTCAACCTTGCCCTCGAAAACCACAGGGTATACGGCCGTACCTGCTTCCTTGAGGAGGAAGCGGAAGCCAGGGATATTATCAAGGTTATAAAGAATGTAGATTGCGACAATTTGGGTTCTTCACCCGATCCTGACAATTTTTATTATGACCCCCTTTACAGTCTTCCCCTTGAAAAGCAGGAAAAGGCTTATTGTGACTATGAAGAGCTTCTGAATTATGCCCTGCACCTTCATATGAAGGTTTCAAAATTCATTACCCCTGAAAAAAACCTCCTGAACGATGGGGAAAGGCTTGCATCCATCATTAGAAAGAGCGGGTATGATGGTTATATGAGTATTGAGCTTTTTAAACCGGATGTAGATGACAAAATTGATTCACTCAGTAAAGCGGCTGCATTTTATAGGGCTAAACTCAAGTCTGGAAGGAAGGAATTATGA
- a CDS encoding glycyl-radical enzyme activating protein, with the protein MGNHEREGVVFDIQRFSIHDGPGIRTTVFLKGCPLRCKWCQNPEGLHIRREIQFFENKCIMCKKCFNICPEDLHRLENGLHVIKREGCMLCGKCVNECYSGALRFSAEYMTVDEIMEAVSIDKVYYDLSGGGVTISGGDPLFQCSFTLSILKECKSRGINTAIETSGHGKWQDLKKLVDHSDIVFIDLKLYSNIKHREFTGVDNSRILKNIIRLDNLRKPFIVRTPIVPGVNDNETELQCIADFIKKLTNVMYWEWIPYHRLGESKYRALGLDIHPFSKDGMLNKQILKELASKIDFDGIELKL; encoded by the coding sequence ATGGGTAATCACGAGCGGGAGGGTGTTGTGTTTGATATACAGCGCTTTTCAATACACGACGGTCCTGGCATAAGAACGACTGTATTCCTTAAGGGATGTCCTTTGAGGTGCAAATGGTGCCAGAATCCTGAAGGTTTGCATATCAGGAGAGAAATACAGTTTTTTGAGAATAAATGCATAATGTGCAAAAAATGCTTTAATATTTGCCCTGAAGATCTGCACAGGCTTGAAAACGGTCTGCATGTCATAAAACGTGAAGGATGCATGTTGTGCGGCAAATGTGTGAATGAATGCTATTCAGGTGCACTCAGATTTTCGGCGGAATATATGACGGTAGATGAGATCATGGAAGCAGTATCCATAGATAAGGTTTATTATGACTTATCCGGCGGAGGTGTGACAATTTCAGGCGGTGACCCGTTATTTCAATGTAGTTTTACCCTTTCAATCCTCAAGGAATGTAAATCGAGAGGAATCAATACTGCAATAGAAACTTCAGGGCATGGAAAATGGCAAGACTTGAAAAAGCTTGTTGATCATTCGGATATAGTTTTTATCGACTTGAAGCTGTATTCCAACATAAAGCACCGGGAGTTCACCGGTGTTGACAACAGCCGCATACTAAAGAACATAATTCGCCTTGATAATCTCAGAAAACCTTTTATTGTAAGAACCCCGATTGTTCCCGGCGTTAATGACAATGAAACGGAACTTCAGTGTATAGCGGATTTTATTAAAAAACTTACAAATGTAATGTATTGGGAATGGATTCCTTACCATAGGCTGGGTGAAAGCAAGTACAGGGCACTTGGATTGGATATTCATCCATTTTCTAAGGATGGCATGTTGAATAAACAGATATTGAAGGAACTTGCTTCCAAAATTGATTTTGACGGGATAGAACTTAAGCTGTAA